A genomic segment from Gadus morhua chromosome 4, gadMor3.0, whole genome shotgun sequence encodes:
- the mbd5 gene encoding methyl-CpG-binding domain protein 5 produces the protein MCIYGYNIYVYIHIYVYVYICTREASVRQSGGEMNGGKDFEAGPQRHVVPVQVPIGWQRRAEPSKGVIYISPSGSVLASYDHVKAYLLTDGTCKCGLECPLVLHKVFSFDPGALVKQRTAEDVRSDEDVTKLCIHKRKLLAVAALHRSIETHPALVTGAPATIPPHSTTQRAIRTIPHVGLPHHALPDCESPFKMLLAAGHQHQPLRQYPAHEVAAAHPGELYPGYPRPHRLGGADAGPKSPYMVGYGGMLSPPPSSSKLYGDGPHSPTTETLGSPDGVPGGYRTTQCGFPGAVSVHGNGRTPPSPASMRRHGSPLGQSACAMTGRTRATLSPTAAAKSPVVSMPRTGNVRHGTDVPRAVFHHRPQPAPPPGAPLQAPPPPACALQPRLMTSSEKDPLGILDPIPSKPVGLCPSPGSPNPSGFPPGLHSQVPMMNVNAPPPAIVPLASNLPVPTGKTGPAGHTGHVQRSHQAGPAPSMSPAPVTSPVHMPGRVEASPHRSRPPSTSLDHGNFAIPSGHQAHPGSVKVPSSPRSAMCSPLPAMPSSPSSNKADRLHQYIDSQMPSGMAGSVGAPQRGHPMFSPPSSSPSSLSTQSASQKGPPGLLGMPLNQILNQQKAASFPASSLLSAAAKAQLAYQNQHAAADHGPAAFCGGAGSGNTVPGGGGGGGEVTEAGSRPLGFRSSPRGMEGHGTLNHMLPPHAATPLSAPEAQSGRAALRDKLMAQQRDPLRKRKQPSAANHEGGNGMAYSMLSKPGPGGPRVPAPCGPVDPLRQGDRAVGLPPSTSMAQLLQSMSHQGSHLMAGAGPGPGLHAEGPPGANLLHCGDGPNMGVSRGPPQHLQVQQGLRGPGAPTLLHSQKKDGAPGGQLGPRPHPHPQHHPGQEMMTQMHASALGHRGPPRPGVGPDGMPLGHLGAHPPPLSHPGPSLQQQNLLHHGMRRPGMAAMARSVGDGSCGLVNAGNPSPLSCSMGGMHSLGSGPGAQMYQKQLKHQHQQLQRLQFQQGMQHAGPPHPNHQPNHPYHPNHPYQGQQHFPDHPPHPDGTNLSSMPFVYQNYQQGMMTNQGQYGVGLQPPRPQQLEPPSKGEGLSAGPPGDQAVDAIYRAVVDAARKGVHVTITTTLSGTTQAAPSTAMTAFAGSVCEQVSLSRPISSALHGLREAEAPSRCRGAGPGAGPPQKTPDPGKGTPEPGDFFGSPGRGTPRGLWEGELRHGGWFDGQSGGNAAAWSGEEFLECSTQVRSSPCAERPAGPAPRPPCPPEVSQDLRKGYPDGGGVGYRTTDGVVGRGPAHYSELPDVALDLCGQLNGAAPGRLYVSRGGYGDALGPPRQELTGDDQSPGSSTSLDGPLATGRDYGPYNGRCYGGAVASPSDTKSPSSEEELRGPDSPYRARGFRVGEVLWGPLRGLPPWPARLAGEQQGQRPREQVKVEPETLKTLTHDLEAFDRATKRNRKPGKLNNHLEAAIHEAMSELDKISGTVHQMPSRERQVRAPKAKRRKISR, from the exons atgtgtatatatggatataatatatatgtatatatacatatatatgtatatgtgtatatatgtaccCGTGAGGCGTCGGTACGTCAAAGCGGCGGAGAAATGAATGGCGGAAAGGACTTTGAGGCGGGACCCCAGCGCCACGTGGTCCCGGTCCAGGTCCCTATTGGCTGGCAGCGCAGGGCGGAGCCCAGCAAAGGAGTGATCTACATAAG TCCTAGCGGCTCCGTGCTGGCCAGCTACGACCACGTAAAAGCCTACCTGCTGACGGATGGAACCTGCAAGTGTGGCCTGGAATGCCCACTCGTCCTCCACAAG gtgTTCAGCTTTGACCCTGGGGCACTGGTCAAGCAGCGGACGGCGGAGGACGTGCGGTCAGACGAAGACGTCACCAAGCTGTGCATCCACAAGAGGAAGCTGCTGGCGGTGGCCGCTCTGCACCGGAGCATCGAGACCCACCCGGCGCTCGTCACGG GGGCACCGGCCACCATCCCCCCACATTCCACCACCCAACGAGCAATAAGGACTATACCCCACGTTGGCCTGCCCCACCACGCCCTACCCGACTGCGAGAGCCCTTTCAAGATGCTGCTCGCAGCTGGCCACCAGCACCAGCCACTGAGGCAGTACCCAGCCCACGAGGTGGCCGCAGCCCACCCAGGAGAGCTGTATCCCGGCTACCCTAGGCCACACAGACTGGGGGGCGCGGACGCGGGACCAAAGTCCCCCTACATGGTCGGATACGGGGGTATGCTGAGCCCACCTCCCTCCAGCTCCAAGCTGTACGGGGACGGGCCGCACTCCCCCACCACAGAGACCCTAGGGAGCCCTGACGGCGTACCGGGGGGCTACCGCACCACCCAGTGTGGTTTCCCCGGGGCCGTCTCCGTCCACGGGAACGGCAGGACGCCGCCGTCCCCGGCCAGCATGCGGCGCCACGGCTCCCCGCTCGGCCAGTCGGCTTGTGCGATGACGGGGAGGACTAGGGCGACGCTCTCCCCCACGGCCGCCGCCAAAAGCCCCGTCGTGAGCATGCCGCGGACGGGTAACGTCCGCCACGGGACGGACGTCCCCCGCGCGGTGTTCCACCACAGACCGCAGCCCGCCCCTCCCCCGGGCGCCCCTCTGCAAGCGCCACCACCTCCCGCCTGTGCCCTCCAGCCGAGGCTCATGACCTCCTCTGAGAAAGACCCACTGGGCATCCTGGACCCCATCCCCAGCAAACCCGTCGGCCTCTGCCCCTCCCCCGGTTCCCCGAACCCCTCTGGCTTCCCGCCCGGCCTCCACTCTCAGGTACCGATGATGAATGTAaacgcccccccgcccgccatCGTCCCCTTGGCAAGTAACTTGCCCGTACCCACGGGCAAGACTGGACCCGCGGGCCACACGGGCCACGTCCAGAGGTCCCACcaggccggccccgccccctccatgtcccCGGCCCCCGTCACCTCCCCGGTCCACATGCCCGGCCGAGTGGAGGCCTCCCCCCACCGTTCTCGGCCCCCGTCCACCTCCCTGGACCACGGGAACTTTGCCATCCCCTCGGGGCACCAGGCCCACCCCGGGAGTGTGAAGGTACCGAGCTCCCCCCGGTCGGCCATGTGCTCCCCTCTGCCGGCCATGCCTTCTAGCCCCTCCTCCAACAAAGCCGACCGGCTCCACCAGTACATCGACTCCCAGATGCCGTCTGGCATGGCCGGCTCCGTGGGAGCACCTCAGCGCGGTCACCCCATGTTCTCCCCCCCGTCGTCCTCCCCTTCATCACTGTCCACCCAAAGTGCTTCCCAGAAGGGCCCCCCAGGTCTCCTGGGCATGCCCTTGAACCAGATCCTCAACCAACAGAAAGCTGCCTCCTTCCCAGCCAGCAGCCTCCTGTCCGCCGCAGCCAAAGCACAGCTAGCATATCAAAACCAGCACGCCGCCGCGGACCACGGCCCCGCGGCCTTCTGCGGCGGCGCCGGCTCGGGGAACACGGTTCCGGGCGGTGGCGGAGGCGGCGGGGAAGTGACCGAAGCCGGCAGCCGGCCACTCGGCTTCCGGAGCAGCCCTCGAGGCATGGAGGGACACGGCACTTTAAACCACATGCTCCCGCCGCACGCCGCAACGCCCCTTAGCGCGCCCGAGGCCCAGAGCGGCCGGGCGGCGCTCCGGGACAAGCTGATGGCCCAGCAGCGGGACCCCCTGAGGAAACGCAAGCAGCCGTCAGCCGCCAACCACGAAGGCGGCAACGGCATGGCCTACAGCATGCTTAGCAAACCCGGCCCGGGGGGTCCTCGGGTCccagctccctgtggccccgTGGATCCACTTCGGCAGGGGGATCGTGCGGTCGGCCTGCCGCCCAGCACCTCCATGGCTCAGCTCCTCCAGTCCATGAGCCACCAGGGTTCTCACCTCATGGCTGGTGCTGGGCCGGGGCCCGGCCTTCACGCCGAGGGGCCCCCGGGAGCCAACCTGCTGCACTGCGGCGACGGCCCCAACATGGGGGTCTCCCGCGGACCTCCGCAGCACCTCCAGGTTCAGCAGGGACTGCGTGGCCCCGGGGCGCCCACGCTGCTGCACAGCCAGAAAAAGGACGGGGCTCCTGGGGGCCAGCTGGGCCCTCGGCCTCACCCTCATCCTCAGCATCACCCCGGTCAGGAGATGATGACCCAGATGCACGCGTCCGCCCTGGGGCACCGTGGTCCTCCGAGGCCCGGCGTCGGCCCTGATGGCATGCCTCTGGGCCACCTGGGCGCCCACCCGCCGCCGCTGTCCCACCCTGGCCCCTCCCTCCAGCAGcagaacctcctccaccacggcATGAGGCGGCCCGGCATGGCGGCCATGGCCCGCAGCGTCGGGGACGGAAGCTGTGGACTGGTCAACGCAG GTAacccgtcgcctctgagctgcAGCATGGGTGGCATGCACTCGCTCGGcagtggccccggggcccagatgtaccagaagcagctaaaacaccaacaccaacagctACAGCGGCTGCAGTTCCAGCAGGGCATGCAGCACGCCGGCCCGCCACACCCAAACCACCAGCCCAACCACCCCTACCACCCCAACCACCCCTACCAGGGCCAGCAGCACTTCCCAGaccatcccccccacccggACGGCACCAACCTCAGCTCCATGCCCTTCGTTTACCAGAACTATCAG CAGGGGATGATGACCAACCAAGGCCAGTACGGAGTCGGGCTCCAGCCTCCGCGGCCACAGCAACTGGAGCCTCCCTCCAAAGGCGAGGGGCTCTCAGCGGGGCCCCCGGGCGACCAAGCCGTGGACGCCATCTACCGGGCGGTGGTGGACGCGGCCAGGAAGGGCGTGCAcgtcaccatcaccaccacactgAGCGGCACCACGCAGGCCGCCCCCTCCACCGCCATGACcgcattcgccggctccgtctgcgAGCAGGTCAGCCTTTCTCGGCCAATCAGCTCCGCCCTCCACGGCCTTCGAGAGGCGGAGGCCCCGTCGAGATGcagaggggcggggccgggggcgggcccGCCCCAGAAGACCCCAGACCCCGGGAAGGGGACACCGGAGCCCGGCGACTTCTTCGGCTCCCCGGGCCGCGGGACCCCTAGGGGCCTGTGGGAGGGCGAGTTACGGCACGGGGGTTGGTTTGACGGCCAGAGCGGGGGCAACGCTGCAGCTTGGAGCGGGGAGGAGTTCCTGGAGTGCTCCACGCAGGTGAGGAGCAGTCCCTGCGCGGAGAGgcccgccggccccgcccccaggcccccctgcccccctgagGTCTCCCAGGACCTCAGGAAGGGTTACCCTGACGGTGGCGGCGTCGGCTACCGCACCACCGACGGTGTCGTCGGCCGGGGCCCCGCCCACTACAGCGAGCTCCCGGATGTGGCGCTGGACCTCTGTGGCCAGCTGAATGGGGCGGCGCCCGGGCGGCTCTACGTCTCCCGGGGGGGCTACGGGGACGCGCTGGGCCCGCCGAGGCAGGAGCTGACCGGGGACGACCAGTCGCcgggctcctccaccagcctggaCGGGCCCCTGGCCACGGGCCGGGACTACGGCCCCTACAACGGGCGCTGCTACGGCGGCGCGGTGGCCAGCCCCTCGGACACCAAGAGCCccagcagcgaggaggagctgCGGGGCCCCGACTCGCCCTACCGCGCCAGGGGCTTCCGTGTGGGCGAGGTGCTATGGGGCCCACTGAGGGGCCTCCCCCCCTGGCCTGCCAGGCTGGCCGGGGAGCAGCAGGGGCAGCGCCCCCGGGAACAGGTCAag
- the orc4 gene encoding origin recognition complex subunit 4, which yields MSKRKLKDSPMPIGECISQVQTLLRERLCHQQLPQRPEGVDSQHKHLMELLKRTAVHGESNSVLIIGPRGTGKTQLLRCVLAELLAEEDVDKTLLQVHLNGLLQTDDRIALKEITRQLSLENVVGDQVFGSFAENLAFLLEALKKGDRSSSRPVLFILDEFDLFAHHKNQTLLYNLLDVSQSAQTPVAVVGLTCRLDVLELLEKRVKSRFSHRQIHLLPSLSFSQYLQAVQAQLHLPDTTFPDTTFCYDWNASLKALCEDKSVEAVLLRHFNSTKDFRSLHRLLMAILCRVSVNNPTIKPADLLDASRLLSADAMTNVLHGLSILELCLVIAMKHLNDIYDGEPFNLQMVYNEFKRFLQRKSNSLYNFELPVVMKAFEHLQQLEVVRPVDAAAAVAARAQREYQLVRLMLDHSQIMEALQKYPQCPTDVKQWAASAFG from the exons ATGAGTAAACGTAAACTCAAAGATTCTCCAATGCCAATAGGAGAATGCATTTCTCAG GTGCAGACTCTGCTAAGAGAACGACTCTGCCACCAGCAGCTGCCACAGAGGCCAGAGGGAGTCGATTCCCAACACAA GCACCTAATGGAGCTGCTGAAGCGAACAGCTGTGCATGGAGAGAGCAACTCTGTGCTCATCATTGGCCCAAGGGGAACAGGGAAGACCCAG CTGCTCCGATGTGTGCTGGCCGAGCTTCTGGCTGAGGAGGACGTCGATAAGACCCTCCTGCAGGTTCACCTCAACG GTCTCTTGCAGACAGACGACAGAATAGCACTGAAGGAAATCACGAGACAGTTGAGCCTGGAGAACGTAGTTGGGGACCAAGTGTTT GGCAGTTTTGCAGAAAATTTGGCGTTTCTACTAGAGGCCCTTAAGAAAG GGGACCGCAGCAGCAGCCGTCCGGTGCTGTTCATCCTGGATGAGTTCGACCTGTTCGCCCACCACAAGAACCAGACACTGCTCTACAACCTGCTGGACGTGTCCCAGTCCGCCCAGACCCCCGTGGCTGTGGTGGGACTCACCTGCAGACTG GAtgtgctggagctgctggagaagagGGTGAAGTCTCGCTTCTCCCACCGGCAGATCCACCTGCTCCCCAGCCTGAGCTTCAGCCAGTACCTGCAGGCAGTGCAGGCCCAGCTCCACCTGCCTGACACCACCTTCCCCGACACCACCTTCTGCTACGACTGGAACGCCAGCCTAAAG GCTTTGTGTGAGGACAAGTCCGTGGAGGCGGTTCTACTGAGACACTTCAACTCTACCAAGGACTTCCGCTCCCTGCATCGGCTCCTG ATGGCGATCCTATGTCGTGTGAGTGTGAACAACCCCACCATCAAGCCGGCTGACCTCCTGGACGCTAGTAGGCTTCTCTCTGCCGACGCCATGACCAACGTTCTCCACG GCCTCTCCATCTTGGAGCTGTGTTTGGTCATCGCCATGAAGCACCTGAATGACATCTATGACGGGGAACCCTTCAACCTCCAGATGGTCTACAACG AGTTTAAGAGGTTTCTGCAGAGGAAGTCTAATTCCCTGTACAACTTTGAGCTGCCTGTAGTCATGAAG GCCTTCGAGCACCTGCAGCAGCTGGAGGTGGTGCGTCCCGtggacgcggcggcggcggtggcggcgcggGCCCAGCGAGAGTACCAACTGGTGAGGCTCATGCTGGACCACAGCCAGATCATGGAGGCGCTGCAGAAGTACCCCCAGTGCCCCACCGATGTCAAGCAGTGGGCCGCCTCCGCCTTCGGCTAG
- the LOC115542760 gene encoding zinc finger protein RFP, with protein MASGNTSWSEDNFSCPICLDVFSSPVTTPCGHNFCRTCITKFWDEQVQYKCPVCNELFHTRPDVRVNTFVSEMAAQFKTFVRVKEQPCVEPGEVPCDVCTGTQLKAVKSCLVCLISYCHTHLEPHQRVRGLKKHQLVEPMDCLEERMCKKHERLLELFCRTEQVCVCQFCTEGDHRSHPVVPLKEEYEVKMAHLVKIEVEVQQMIQERKLKIKEIKDTVELSKKHVDKEIADGLQALTALMRCIEKWQDDFNKSVKEKLKSTEEQADKLIKELEQEIEDLTNRCSEVKPLSHTKDHLHFLQAFRSLKDPPPTRDWTTVVVRPPSYIKTLSRSLDQLEEALNMEMKELRDAELKRVQHYEIDLTLDPDTAHRFLIVSEDGKQVHFQGVSKTLPNNPKKFTVYLLVLSRQSFSSGRFYFEVQVKNRTSWRLGVARESINRKANIPFTPKNGCWMISFNKDEFVFHDDPAVRLPLRAKFQTVGVFVDYDEGLVSFYDVEARVNIYSATGFNFSEPLYPLLSPWSPYFGFRISVPLIISPVNQTD; from the coding sequence atggcctctggcAATACCTCCTGGTCTGAAGATAACTTTTCAtgtcccatctgtctggatgtgttcagcagtccagttaccacaccatgtggacacaacttctgcagaacctgtattacaaagttctgggatgaacaagtccagtacaaatgtcctgtttgcaacgagCTTTTCCACACCAGACCCGATGTACGGGTCAATACCTTCGTATCAGAGATGGCTGCTCAGTTTAAAACGTTCGTaagagtaaaagagcagccttgtgttgaacctgGAGaggttccctgtgacgtctgtactgggacccagctgaaggccgtgaagtcctgcctagtgtgtcttaTCTCATACTGTCacacccacctggagccacatcagagagtcagaggcctgaagaaacatcagctggtcgagcctatggactgTCTGGAAGaaaggatgtgtaagaaacatgaacgacttctggagctcttctgtaggacagaacaggtgtgtgtgtgtcagttctgcacagagggtgaccacaggtcccatcctgttgtacctctaaaggaagaatatgaagtgaagatggctcatctggtaaaaatagaggttgaagttcagcagatgatccaggagagaaaactaaAGATTAAGGAGATAAAAGACACAGTAGAATTGAGCAAGAAACACGTAGACAAAGAGATAGCCGATGGCTTGCAGGCTCTCACCGCTCTGatgcgctgcattgaaaagtggcAGGATGATTTCAACAAATcggttaaagagaaactgaaatccacagaggaACAAGCTGACAaactcatcaaagagctggagcaggaaatcgaggatctgaccaatagatgctcagaggtgaagccgctctcacacactaaagaccacctccacttcctccaggccttcagatccctgaaggatcctccacccaccagggactggacgacggtggtggtccgtcctccgtcatacatAAAGACCTTGAgtagatccctggatcagctggaggaggcactgaacatggagatgaaggagctgcgtgatgctgaactCAAGAGGGTCCAGCATTATGAAATAGAtttgactctggatcctgatacagctcatcgcTTTCTCATCGTGTCTGAGGATGGTAAACAAGTACATTTTCAAGGTGTAAGTAAGACTCTCCCAAACAACCCGAAGAAATTTACAGTGTATCTACTTGTTCTttcgaggcagagcttctcatcagggagattttactttgaggtccaggttaaaaataGGACTTCATGGcgtttaggagtggccagagagtccatcaacagaaaagCAAACATCCCATTCACCCCTAAGAATGGCTGCTGGATGATATCATTCAACAAGGATGAGTTTGTATTTCATGATGACcctgctgtccgtctccctcttaGAGCTAAGTTCCAGacggtgggggtgtttgttgattatgatgagggtctggtctccttctatgatgtggaagccagggttaatatctactctgctactggcttcAACTttagtgagcctctctatccactcCTCAGCCCATGGTCACCTTACTTTGGTTTTAGAATCTCTGTCCCcttgatcatctcacctgtcaatcaaacagactaa